Proteins encoded in a region of the uncultured Erythrobacter sp. genome:
- a CDS encoding phosphotransferase, producing the protein MAATPEELMVGLARACARAGLGAPEGLQRLTGGATMESWRFACGGDDFVLRRAPSLEFMEDRPYGHDVEAAVIRAAKAAEVTAPEVMVELEPEDGISSGFVMRALPGTPSPKEILQFDEADALLKDAARDLARIHSIKSGDVPDAVPVMDYRQAIADLKQQFMDAGGDRPIIALGLKWMEDNCPDPVEPVLIHGDYRMGNLLAEPGKLTGVLDWELAHFGDRHEDLAFGCMAVWRFARYDRPALGLGSLEDYFAAYEAEAGVTVDRERFRYWLIHRTVWWALGCLKMAQHWRSGQDRMLERVVISRRTSEQELDLLMLLEEDAPEDAREQVLECRKSQERISGEASAADIATAVSEWLATIKDKMEGHDRFQLAVARNALSIIARSETSMHEYHASADFAEQILSGEVSLDDTGLLWDLRSSTIEKVREDSPKYPAIQAALKKWPLPQSGSES; encoded by the coding sequence ATGGCGGCTACGCCTGAGGAATTGATGGTGGGATTGGCGCGGGCTTGCGCACGAGCTGGGCTGGGTGCGCCCGAGGGCTTGCAGCGGCTGACTGGCGGCGCGACGATGGAAAGCTGGCGGTTTGCGTGCGGCGGGGATGACTTCGTGCTGCGCCGGGCGCCCAGCCTCGAATTTATGGAAGACCGCCCCTACGGCCACGATGTCGAAGCGGCGGTGATCCGCGCGGCGAAGGCGGCAGAGGTGACTGCGCCGGAGGTGATGGTCGAGCTGGAACCGGAAGACGGCATCAGTTCCGGCTTCGTCATGCGGGCTTTGCCGGGGACGCCGAGCCCCAAGGAAATCCTGCAATTCGACGAGGCCGATGCGCTGCTGAAAGATGCGGCGCGTGATTTGGCACGGATACACTCGATCAAGTCGGGCGACGTACCGGACGCGGTGCCGGTGATGGATTACCGACAGGCCATCGCCGATCTGAAACAGCAATTCATGGACGCGGGTGGCGACCGCCCTATCATCGCGCTTGGCCTCAAATGGATGGAGGACAATTGCCCCGATCCGGTCGAGCCTGTGCTGATCCACGGCGATTATCGGATGGGCAACCTGTTGGCTGAGCCGGGCAAGCTCACGGGCGTGCTCGACTGGGAACTCGCGCATTTCGGTGATCGACACGAGGATCTGGCGTTCGGCTGCATGGCAGTATGGCGCTTCGCGCGGTACGACCGGCCGGCGCTGGGGCTTGGGAGCCTTGAGGACTACTTTGCCGCCTACGAGGCCGAGGCGGGCGTCACAGTTGATCGCGAGCGTTTCCGTTATTGGCTGATCCACCGCACCGTGTGGTGGGCGCTCGGTTGCCTCAAGATGGCGCAGCACTGGCGCAGCGGACAAGACCGGATGCTGGAGCGGGTGGTGATCTCAAGGAGGACGAGCGAGCAGGAGTTGGACCTGCTGATGTTGTTGGAAGAGGATGCGCCGGAGGACGCAAGAGAACAGGTGCTCGAATGCCGAAAGTCTCAAGAACGAATCTCTGGTGAAGCTTCGGCAGCCGATATTGCAACTGCGGTTTCGGAATGGCTCGCGACGATCAAAGACAAGATGGAGGGGCACGACCGGTTCCAACTTGCAGTTGCTCGCAACGCACTAAGCATCATCGCGAGGAGCGAAACCTCGATGCACGAGTATCACGCAAGCGCAGATTTCGCCGAGCAAATCCTGTCAGGTGAAGTTTCGCTCGATGATACTGGGCTGCTCTGGGACCTGCGCTCCTCTACGATCGAGAAGGTACGAGAAGACTCGCCCAAATATCCTGCGATTCAAGCTGCCCTGAAGAAGTGGCCGTTGCCGCAATCAGGTTCGGAGAGCTGA